One Pseudomonas sp. HOU2 genomic window carries:
- a CDS encoding recombinase family protein — MSRTFLYARCSTASQFTENQTLEVKAAGFDVQASRVVEETISGSIAASERPGFKRLLDRMESGDVLIVTKLDRLGRNAMDVRQTVEHLATNGIRVHCLALGGVDLTSPAGKMTMQVLGAVAEFERDLLIERTQQGLIRAKAEGKKLGRPEAISTTVAVQRLKAKDMTQAQAATELGVGIATIKRHWNKV, encoded by the coding sequence ATGTCCCGCACATTCCTTTATGCACGCTGCTCAACAGCCTCACAGTTCACCGAGAACCAGACCTTAGAGGTCAAGGCTGCTGGTTTCGATGTGCAGGCTAGCCGGGTGGTCGAAGAAACTATCTCAGGCAGCATCGCTGCTAGTGAGCGTCCCGGCTTCAAGAGGCTCCTAGATCGCATGGAGAGCGGTGACGTGCTGATCGTTACCAAACTTGACCGTCTGGGGCGTAACGCCATGGATGTACGCCAGACCGTTGAACATCTGGCTACCAATGGTATCCGTGTTCACTGCCTCGCCCTTGGTGGGGTAGATCTAACATCGCCAGCAGGCAAGATGACCATGCAAGTGTTGGGAGCTGTTGCGGAGTTTGAACGTGACTTACTGATTGAGCGCACTCAACAAGGTTTGATCCGTGCCAAGGCAGAAGGCAAGAAGCTGGGTAGGCCCGAGGCCATCAGCACCACAGTAGCAGTGCAACGACTCAAGGCTAAGGACATGACACAGGCTCAGGCGGCTACTGAGCTAGGTGTGGGAATTGCCACCATCAAGAGACATTGGAACAAGGTTTGA
- a CDS encoding site-specific integrase yields the protein MPKANNLQLQGGTYHVRMDIPKDVREAFGGRRILSLSLRTGSREEAMFRRLPILHAWKSQIKALREGKLLGDGWQEDVVQTLEDLDAITQGQKRALVGETAPPLPDVDPALRARLMNSPRFMQAVRLLVSDHLKDGIGGKVQIQDELNRGLKGMLQKRLGTDYKLTAEQGQELETLVKDPASYKTRSPITKARLASFRNYRLEHHVALKTVNQQESKLLNLSEHLQTTGTKLDFDSVSSWLQGMKLSSKTKQQYLLAGSQFWQWAMTHEPQWRQAFKGHVNPFEKHTLPTLKGKAKLDAKRKAFTVEEVGTLYKAAKEQNLGALPDLILLGGYTGARIEELCQLRKEHLITVDGVKMFDIVDSKTVAGIRQVPVHPNLTALVERLSESSTDDYLVPTGSNNKYGIRSDALSKAFGRLKTTLGFDRTRVFHSIRATVITSLVRADIPDRLIKELVGHETGTVTFDVYSNGSSPKQKFDAVAKLPTIRTV from the coding sequence ATGCCGAAGGCCAATAATCTGCAACTACAAGGCGGCACCTATCACGTCAGGATGGATATTCCCAAGGACGTGCGAGAGGCTTTCGGCGGTCGTCGTATTCTTTCGCTGTCTTTGAGAACTGGGTCGCGAGAAGAGGCCATGTTCCGCCGTCTGCCCATCCTCCATGCTTGGAAGAGTCAGATAAAAGCCTTACGTGAAGGCAAGTTGCTGGGAGATGGCTGGCAAGAAGACGTAGTGCAGACCCTCGAAGATTTGGATGCAATCACCCAAGGGCAAAAGCGAGCACTTGTCGGTGAGACCGCCCCGCCACTGCCTGATGTTGATCCAGCCCTCAGAGCGAGGCTCATGAACAGCCCCCGTTTTATGCAAGCTGTACGGCTGCTTGTGAGCGACCATCTCAAGGATGGAATCGGCGGAAAAGTACAGATTCAGGACGAACTGAATCGCGGACTCAAAGGCATGCTGCAAAAGCGTCTTGGCACTGACTACAAGCTCACTGCTGAGCAGGGCCAAGAACTGGAAACGCTGGTGAAAGATCCGGCCAGCTACAAGACTCGTTCGCCGATTACGAAGGCACGGCTAGCCTCATTCCGCAACTACAGGCTTGAGCATCACGTCGCACTCAAGACGGTGAATCAGCAGGAATCGAAGCTGTTGAATCTGTCGGAGCACCTGCAAACCACTGGCACCAAGCTCGACTTTGATTCGGTGAGTTCTTGGCTACAGGGCATGAAGCTCAGCAGCAAGACCAAGCAGCAATACCTACTCGCTGGTAGTCAGTTCTGGCAATGGGCAATGACGCATGAGCCACAGTGGCGACAGGCTTTCAAAGGGCATGTGAACCCGTTCGAGAAACACACGCTACCTACACTCAAAGGCAAGGCCAAGCTTGACGCGAAACGGAAGGCGTTCACCGTTGAGGAAGTCGGCACCCTGTACAAAGCAGCGAAGGAACAGAATCTCGGCGCGCTACCAGACTTGATTTTGCTGGGTGGGTACACCGGCGCTCGCATTGAGGAACTGTGCCAGCTCCGCAAGGAACATCTGATTACCGTGGACGGTGTGAAGATGTTCGATATCGTGGACTCGAAAACCGTTGCAGGTATTCGACAGGTGCCGGTGCATCCCAACCTAACGGCACTAGTAGAACGACTCAGCGAATCATCTACGGACGACTATCTGGTGCCTACAGGCAGCAATAACAAATATGGGATTCGGTCGGATGCACTGAGCAAGGCTTTTGGTAGGCTGAAAACCACCTTGGGCTTTGATCGTACCCGCGTATTCCACTCAATCAGGGCGACGGTTATCACATCACTGGTGAGGGCAGACATACCTGACAGGCTGATCAAGGAGCTTGTAGGTCACGAAACTGGAACGGTGACGTTCGACGTGTACTCGAATGGATCATCACCGAAACAGAAGTTCGACGCCGTTGCTAAGCTACCCACCATTCGTACTGTTTAA
- a CDS encoding type II toxin-antitoxin system HicA family toxin, translating to MNNKQLGTLAAIFSRPTPATLEWARIESLFNAVGARTVEGNGSRVRFELRGVVATFHRPHPDKEAKPYQVRDARAFLEQAGVTP from the coding sequence ATGAACAACAAACAGCTCGGTACGCTCGCAGCTATATTTTCACGACCCACACCCGCCACGTTGGAATGGGCGCGCATCGAGTCTCTTTTCAATGCGGTCGGGGCCAGAACCGTCGAAGGCAATGGTTCGCGAGTTCGGTTTGAATTAAGAGGTGTGGTCGCTACGTTCCACCGACCTCACCCGGATAAAGAAGCAAAGCCCTATCAGGTTCGTGATGCTCGGGCTTTTCTTGAACAAGCAGGAGTCACTCCATGA
- a CDS encoding type II toxin-antitoxin system HicB family antitoxin — protein MNVMNYNGYAARIEYSDEDGLFVGHIAGIKDVVGFHGESVKELRSAFEEAVTDYLETCAKLGRAPQKPYSGNLSLRLAPALHATVAVKAQLAQKSINQWVADVLDREAHA, from the coding sequence ATGAACGTGATGAATTACAACGGGTATGCCGCCCGAATTGAATACAGTGATGAAGATGGTCTTTTTGTTGGTCATATCGCTGGGATCAAGGACGTTGTAGGTTTTCATGGCGAATCTGTAAAAGAGCTTCGGTCAGCGTTCGAAGAGGCTGTTACTGACTATCTGGAGACTTGCGCAAAACTGGGCCGTGCTCCTCAAAAGCCTTATTCGGGCAATCTCAGTCTGCGTTTGGCGCCAGCTCTTCATGCGACTGTTGCCGTAAAAGCGCAATTGGCTCAAAAAAGCATTAATCAGTGGGTTGCGGATGTTCTTGACCGAGAGGCCCATGCCTAG
- a CDS encoding DUF1508 domain-containing protein produces MYFEIYRQSRGTPSTGKGQWRWRLRAGNHETIASGESYVNKADCLHVIELIKGVQGETPVKEI; encoded by the coding sequence ATGTATTTCGAGATCTACAGGCAATCCCGAGGCACCCCGAGCACCGGCAAAGGCCAATGGCGCTGGAGACTGCGGGCGGGGAACCACGAGACAATTGCCAGTGGCGAATCCTATGTAAACAAGGCCGACTGTTTACATGTGATCGAGTTGATCAAGGGTGTGCAGGGGGAGACGCCGGTGAAGGAGATCTGA
- a CDS encoding glycosyltransferase family 2 protein, with protein MTEHGTAQATRVTLSLVVPVFNEEDSLDAFIQRIDEVFQHQASIVLELVFINDGSTDATLERLLDRQRHDSRLRIVDLSRNFGKEAALSAGLQIATGQIVVPIDADLQDPPEVILQMIERWREGYEVVLGHRISRRSDTWAKQTSAHWFYRLHNKIAEQPLPENVGDFRLMDRCVVDALLTLPESRRFMKGLFAWVGFRTTHVDYERPERVAGQSKFNGWRLWNFALEGITSFSTEPLRIWTYIGAVVSLVSFAFAIFIVLRTLIHGVDMPGYASLMVAVTFLGGLQLIGIGVLGEYLGRTYIESKRRPVFLVRRVYDPKD; from the coding sequence TTGACTGAGCATGGAACGGCACAGGCCACACGGGTCACGTTATCGCTGGTTGTCCCGGTTTTTAACGAGGAAGACAGTCTCGACGCGTTCATTCAGCGCATCGATGAAGTCTTTCAGCACCAGGCGTCGATTGTTCTGGAACTGGTGTTCATCAATGACGGCAGTACGGATGCCACACTTGAGCGGCTGCTGGATCGTCAGCGGCACGATTCGCGGCTGCGCATCGTCGATCTGAGCCGCAACTTCGGCAAAGAGGCGGCGTTATCCGCCGGCCTGCAGATCGCCACCGGGCAGATTGTGGTGCCTATCGATGCCGATCTGCAAGACCCGCCCGAAGTCATTCTGCAAATGATCGAGCGTTGGCGCGAAGGGTATGAAGTGGTGCTCGGTCACCGCATCAGCCGCCGCAGCGACACCTGGGCCAAGCAGACGTCGGCGCACTGGTTCTACCGCCTGCACAACAAGATCGCCGAGCAACCGCTGCCGGAAAACGTCGGTGACTTCCGCCTGATGGACCGGTGCGTGGTCGATGCCTTGCTGACCTTGCCCGAGTCCCGGCGCTTCATGAAGGGCCTGTTCGCCTGGGTCGGGTTTCGCACCACTCATGTTGATTACGAGCGGCCCGAGCGCGTGGCAGGGCAGAGCAAGTTCAACGGCTGGCGGCTGTGGAACTTTGCCCTGGAAGGCATCACCAGTTTCAGTACCGAACCGCTGCGGATATGGACTTACATCGGCGCGGTGGTCTCGCTGGTATCTTTTGCCTTTGCCATTTTTATTGTGCTGCGCACGCTGATCCACGGCGTCGACATGCCCGGTTATGCCTCGCTGATGGTGGCCGTGACGTTCCTCGGTGGCCTGCAATTGATTGGCATCGGCGTACTCGGCGAGTACCTCGGGCGCACTTATATCGAATCCAAACGCCGGCCGGTTTTTCTGGTGCGTCGCGTCTACGACCCCAAGGACTGA
- a CDS encoding methyltransferase domain-containing protein → MDLKETDILGDSIGEHWYYCSKAAATRRLLGDAPVTRILDVGAGSGFFSHHLLTQTSAQEAWCVDISYPADSDATTAGKPVHYRRDIGAIDADLVLLMDVLEHVDHDLGLLKAYVDKVPSGSRFLMTVPAFQFLWSGHDDFLEHKRRYTLPQFETLARDAGLTVQRGAYYFGAVFPIAAALRLLPKGPQAAAPQSQLKRHHPLVNGVLKTLCSLELPLMGSNRLAGLSVFVLARKP, encoded by the coding sequence ATGGATCTCAAGGAAACCGACATCCTCGGTGACAGCATCGGTGAGCATTGGTATTACTGCTCCAAAGCGGCGGCGACCCGTCGTCTGCTCGGTGATGCGCCAGTTACGCGGATTCTCGACGTGGGCGCCGGGTCGGGGTTTTTCTCGCATCATCTGCTGACGCAAACCTCGGCGCAGGAGGCGTGGTGCGTCGATATCAGCTACCCCGCCGATTCCGATGCGACCACTGCCGGCAAACCGGTGCACTACCGCCGCGATATCGGCGCCATCGACGCCGATCTGGTGCTGCTCATGGACGTACTGGAGCATGTCGACCATGACCTCGGTCTGCTCAAGGCTTACGTTGACAAAGTACCGTCCGGCAGCCGTTTCCTGATGACCGTGCCGGCCTTTCAGTTTCTCTGGAGTGGTCACGACGACTTCCTTGAACACAAGCGCCGCTACACGCTGCCGCAGTTTGAAACCCTGGCCCGTGACGCCGGTTTGACCGTGCAGCGCGGTGCCTACTATTTCGGTGCGGTGTTTCCGATCGCGGCAGCGTTGCGTTTGCTGCCCAAAGGACCGCAGGCCGCGGCACCGCAGTCGCAGCTCAAGCGCCATCATCCGCTGGTCAACGGCGTGCTCAAAACCCTGTGCAGCCTTGAACTGCCGCTGATGGGCAGCAATCGTCTGGCCGGTCTGAGCGTGTTTGTGCTGGCGCGTAAACCGTGA
- a CDS encoding GtrA family protein: MTSADRSALIQRGLRFAVTGLFVTALHALVAVLFINFVAAQPPLANGVAFAVATVVSYVINTTWSFSARLHGKTLLRFMLVSCGGFCLAMFVAWAAQIAGLHYLLGIGAVALIIPAFTFVLHNFWTYR, encoded by the coding sequence GTGACCTCAGCCGACAGATCGGCGTTGATTCAGCGCGGCTTGCGCTTTGCCGTGACCGGTCTGTTCGTCACCGCCCTGCATGCACTGGTGGCGGTGCTGTTCATCAATTTCGTTGCAGCGCAACCGCCACTCGCCAACGGCGTGGCATTTGCCGTGGCGACGGTGGTGTCCTATGTGATCAACACCACCTGGAGTTTTTCGGCCCGTTTGCATGGCAAAACCCTGCTGCGCTTCATGCTGGTTTCCTGTGGTGGATTCTGCCTTGCCATGTTCGTCGCGTGGGCGGCGCAGATCGCCGGGCTTCATTACTTGCTGGGTATCGGCGCCGTAGCGCTGATCATTCCGGCGTTCACCTTTGTGCTGCATAACTTCTGGACGTATCGATGA
- a CDS encoding DUF6311 domain-containing protein codes for MRDLSKHPALALLPLLLGALAFFLVIGPRALDPQNIAWLKDGDPATHYLGWVFFRHSPWTFPLGLNPSYGMELGSAIIFSDSNPLLALLFKPFNGWLPETFQYFGLWLLACFILQAWFAWKLLGLITDNPLLRLLGAGFLVFSPPMFLRTGGHLSLAGHFLILAALYLALRPALERRRLAWGALLAVTALVHAYLLGMVALIWVADLVGKLWVGKLTRRQVLIELGGLFALVSVCCWQAGYFSITDGAAGGGFGFYRMNLLSLVDADGWSFVLPNIPNGAGDYEGFNYLGLGVLLLVPVAAIAWYRSGISLKALLCSRPFLLLAFIGLTLFALSNQIGIGLQAFGYPLPKFVLRAASIFRASGRMFWPVFYAIVILLTYLVVRGYRPRIAMGLLALGLVVQVADTRIAWAGLRAAKMLPEASAWASPMHDPFWASAAAHYKNVRAVTPKNLPDQWQAIADFAGTHGLKTDAAYLGRTSPKALDKLLRTTQSHLASGQYDSDSLYILDDDALELAVQSIHSDTDLLTRVDDFVVLAPGWKHCNDCLAMVDQGRALSTIPLSQPGLVQTFNRSTRQLVKGWSTPEAWGTWSDGQEAELRLRVAPGSHALVIDALAFAMPPNLSQRVIVSINGVEALSTRLTQVQGNRLEIPLSAAQAAEEYLNVRLHLPDAVSPQKLGFNDDARVMGLGLKTLTVQ; via the coding sequence ATGAGGGATCTGAGTAAACATCCGGCCCTCGCGCTGTTGCCGCTGCTGTTGGGCGCGCTGGCGTTTTTTCTGGTGATCGGCCCGCGGGCTCTGGACCCGCAAAACATTGCCTGGCTCAAGGACGGTGATCCGGCGACGCATTACCTGGGTTGGGTATTCTTTCGCCATTCACCCTGGACCTTTCCCCTCGGGCTGAACCCGTCCTATGGGATGGAACTGGGCAGCGCGATCATTTTTTCCGACTCCAATCCGCTACTGGCGCTGCTGTTCAAACCGTTCAATGGCTGGTTGCCGGAGACGTTCCAGTATTTCGGTTTATGGCTGCTGGCGTGTTTCATTCTGCAAGCCTGGTTTGCCTGGAAGCTGCTCGGCTTGATCACCGACAACCCCCTATTGCGCTTGCTCGGCGCCGGGTTCCTGGTGTTTTCGCCGCCGATGTTTCTGCGTACCGGTGGGCATCTTTCGCTGGCCGGGCACTTCCTGATTCTCGCGGCGCTGTATCTGGCGCTCCGCCCGGCACTTGAGCGCCGACGTCTGGCGTGGGGGGCATTGCTCGCCGTGACGGCATTGGTTCACGCGTACCTGTTGGGCATGGTGGCGCTGATCTGGGTCGCGGATCTGGTTGGCAAGTTGTGGGTCGGCAAGCTGACGCGCCGTCAGGTCCTTATCGAGCTGGGCGGCTTGTTCGCGCTGGTGAGCGTGTGCTGCTGGCAGGCGGGTTATTTCAGTATTACCGATGGCGCGGCGGGCGGCGGTTTCGGCTTTTACCGAATGAACCTGCTGTCGCTGGTGGATGCCGACGGCTGGTCGTTTGTCTTGCCAAACATTCCCAACGGCGCAGGCGATTACGAAGGTTTCAACTACCTGGGGCTGGGCGTCCTGTTGCTGGTGCCAGTAGCGGCAATCGCCTGGTACAGAAGTGGTATCTCGTTGAAGGCTTTGCTGTGCAGTCGCCCGTTCCTGTTGTTGGCGTTCATCGGGTTGACGCTGTTCGCCCTGTCGAATCAGATCGGGATCGGCCTGCAGGCGTTCGGCTATCCGCTGCCGAAATTCGTGCTGCGTGCGGCGAGTATTTTTCGCGCTTCGGGCCGGATGTTCTGGCCGGTGTTCTACGCCATCGTGATATTGCTCACCTACCTGGTGGTGCGTGGTTATCGACCGCGTATCGCCATGGGGCTGCTGGCGCTGGGGTTAGTGGTGCAAGTCGCCGACACCCGGATTGCCTGGGCAGGTTTGCGAGCAGCGAAAATGCTGCCCGAAGCCTCAGCCTGGGCCAGCCCGATGCATGATCCGTTCTGGGCCAGTGCGGCGGCGCACTACAAGAATGTCCGTGCCGTGACACCGAAAAATCTGCCGGACCAGTGGCAGGCGATTGCCGATTTTGCCGGCACCCATGGGTTGAAAACCGACGCGGCTTACTTGGGGCGTACGAGCCCCAAGGCGCTGGACAAGCTGTTGCGCACGACGCAAAGCCATCTCGCCAGCGGCCAGTACGACAGCGATTCGCTGTACATCCTTGATGACGACGCGCTGGAGTTGGCGGTACAGAGCATTCACAGCGACACCGATCTGTTGACCCGCGTCGACGACTTTGTCGTGCTGGCCCCGGGCTGGAAACACTGTAATGACTGTCTGGCGATGGTCGATCAGGGGCGAGCGCTGTCGACGATACCCTTGAGCCAGCCGGGACTGGTGCAGACGTTCAACCGCAGCACCCGGCAACTGGTCAAAGGCTGGTCCACACCGGAAGCGTGGGGCACCTGGAGTGATGGACAGGAGGCGGAACTGCGACTGCGCGTCGCTCCCGGATCGCATGCGCTGGTGATTGATGCCCTGGCCTTTGCCATGCCGCCGAACCTCAGTCAGCGAGTGATCGTCAGCATCAATGGTGTGGAGGCGTTGTCGACGCGGCTGACTCAGGTGCAGGGCAATCGGCTGGAAATACCGCTCAGCGCAGCGCAGGCAGCCGAGGAATATCTGAATGTCCGATTGCATCTGCCCGATGCGGTCAGCCCGCAAAAACTCGGCTTCAATGACGATGCGCGAGTCATGGGGTTGGGCTTGAAAACCCTGACGGTTCAGTGA
- a CDS encoding LysR substrate-binding domain-containing protein, with translation MNRNELRKADINLMVVFETLMLERNVTRAAEKLFLGQPTISSALNRLRAMFNDPLFIRVGHRMEPTARAEELFKYLSPALDSLSVALSLTHDFDPAVSNMTFRIGLSDDVEFGLLPPLLRALRQEAPSVVFVVQHVDYWRIPDLLAAGDITVGISQTRGLPANAKRKLLRHIQPSILRADASDSPLTLDEYCSRPHVLVSHTANISGYADEWLAEIGRTRHVVLSVPQYSALPALLAGTDLIASLPDYTAEAMAASGLLFKEPFPFKTPMLDLSMVWLSHVDSDPAERWLRSRLEAFMSERPLTAP, from the coding sequence ATGAATCGAAATGAATTACGCAAGGCCGACATCAACCTGATGGTGGTGTTCGAGACCTTGATGCTCGAACGCAACGTGACCCGGGCGGCGGAGAAGCTGTTTCTCGGCCAGCCGACCATCAGTTCGGCGCTCAATCGCTTGCGCGCGATGTTCAATGATCCGCTGTTCATTCGCGTCGGCCATCGCATGGAGCCGACGGCCCGGGCCGAGGAACTGTTCAAGTACCTGTCGCCAGCGCTCGATTCGCTGTCGGTGGCGCTGAGCCTGACCCACGATTTCGACCCGGCCGTGAGCAACATGACGTTCCGCATCGGCCTGTCCGATGACGTCGAGTTCGGCCTGCTGCCACCGTTGCTGCGGGCGCTGCGCCAAGAGGCACCGAGCGTGGTGTTCGTGGTGCAACACGTCGATTACTGGCGCATCCCCGATCTGCTGGCCGCCGGCGACATCACCGTCGGCATCAGCCAGACCCGAGGCCTGCCCGCGAATGCCAAGCGCAAATTGCTGCGGCATATCCAGCCGAGCATCCTGCGCGCCGATGCCTCGGATTCGCCGCTGACCCTCGACGAATACTGTTCGCGCCCGCACGTATTGGTGTCGCACACGGCCAACATCAGCGGCTATGCCGATGAGTGGCTGGCGGAAATCGGCCGCACCCGGCATGTGGTCTTGTCGGTGCCGCAATACAGTGCGCTGCCGGCGTTGCTGGCTGGCACTGACCTGATCGCCAGCCTGCCGGACTACACCGCTGAAGCCATGGCTGCTTCCGGGCTGCTGTTCAAGGAACCGTTCCCATTCAAGACGCCGATGCTGGATCTGTCGATGGTCTGGCTCAGCCACGTCGACAGCGATCCGGCCGAGCGCTGGCTGCGTTCGCGGCTTGAGGCGTTCATGAGTGAACGGCCACTGACCGCGCCCTGA